The DNA segment GAAACGTCCTAGCTGATAGTACGGCCACGGGTTCATTACTTTAATTACTCAGGCAGTGCTTCAAATCATCTACAGGCCTGCTCGACCCTGATGCAATCCAGCTCAGTTAATTCAAAGTCGAATGTGCATTTTCCAGACACCGTATGGTCGCTAGGTATACGCAAACCCACATAGACACAATGGGCGTAATTAATCGTCTGAAAGACCGAACTGGCCTGCACCAGGAAGGAAAAATCAAGCGACTACAAGTAAGCCAAGCACGTCAAGAGATCTTCCAGCGACTCGGATTCAATTTTCGGAGCtcgtgctgttttgtttttttatcacAGCGAAACATCTCGATTTGTGAACAAATACTTGGCATCGCCACTCTGTTTTGCACCTTTCAGTAACATCGCGTGCAGAAGTAGAGGAAACGGTAAGATCCTCACCAACACTGGCTGGTCGTCCAAGGTGACCGCGAGCGCATGTGTTCCCGCGTTTTTGGTATCGAACTCCAGCCTCAGCTGCAAGGGGTCGTCCACAGCGCGAGTGACCTCGGCCTCAGTTTTACTGCAAATAAAGCAAAGACTGTTGCTCAGCGAGAGTGCAGTGCGCAAACCTGATATTCACGATACCTTAAGGTAGAACACAAAGAAAAAGATGTGAGAGAGCAACGAGAGCAGGGAAGCTAAGTGGCGGAGCATAAAACAAGGGCAGAGGCAAAAGAAGCCCCGGTTTGTTAGCACAGCGTCCCGCATAGCACTCGAAGAAGCACTCAGGAAAAATTACATTTAAAAGTAGGATGAGAACGAACTGTAGTTATGGCCGGAGTCATGACGGGAATCATGGCTTCACTCATACTTCCCAGTCCGTGCTTGCTTCACGCTTTGTCTGCACCACCGCGAACGGGACGAGCGGAAGATGACAGCCACGCCAGGCTAGGCGATATTTCCTGTTCCGGCATACAGTGCAGCGCAAACAAAGATCTCGAAAGTCGTTCTCGCCGGCATGCGTATACAGTATGCTCGAATATGGAGTACAGGCAAAAAGCCGAAAGCAAGAGCCAATCTCCATTTCGGCAAGACCCATGAACTTTCTCTTCTGAATGCTTTCATACGCGCAGACTACAGCAAGCCGCTTTAGATGAACCACACCCGACAGCCTGCCTTTGTAACGTCACCTACGTTTTCTGTTGAGTGTTCCGCTCGTGTTAACTGAGCTCCCAGCTTTTGTTCACTCCTGACGCATTACTCAAGACTGGGATAAAGTCACTTTGCCCGAATATCCTTTGCCAGCTTCTCGAGTTTCCAAAAACTGCAACAGATGCTGGAGACGAACGCCACGTTCGCGCACGCGTTGCCCGGCCCTTGGGGCACCTTACTTGGGAATTTGGCCGTCATTTAAGTGCAGCCGATCTCGCCTGAAACTATGGGAGATGCACTGAAATAGGCCTCTGTACACGTTCGTGTTGCAGAGTTGTGAAAGTCTGGTCATTAACGGCACTTTGCCGCGAAAGAAAACTCGAAGCACTGAACACCTCTATCACTGCGCTGCGAGGACGAAATCCCAGTGTTTGATGGCCTAGTTTCAGGGTACGGAGAACCTCATAATAAAGGGTCTACACTCTGAGCAAAAAAGGACTAAAAGGTATCGAGATGTTACTCCATTTCAGGAGTTCCAATTCAGTTGCCACAACCATTCGTCCTTTTCTGGGCTAACTGCATTGGATGTAACTGTTGCTCCTCCCTAAAAAGGAGTGCAGCAGATTCTCTAGAAAAATGGCTGTCAATTTTAGACTATAGCCAACAGCCATGCGGCATATTCTCAGATAAGTGTACGTATTAAAATGCCCTCAGTTACGGTCAAGTAACTTCAGAGCGCGAAAAAAAACCGGCCAGTCTTCATGGGGTACCACAGAAAGCACCCGACAATTAACGACGATAACACCAGACACTCAAAGCCCAAGGCTCTGGCAAGGAACAAACAACAAACCTTGCAGACTTGGTTGAAAACAGCGCCGCTCGTACTTGTTCTGGCCCTACGTCGAGTGGGTGTCCAGATGAGTCCAGGAACTTCAAGCGCGCAGCCTTCGTGGAGCCAAATCTTTGACTGTTTGCAGGATCtgttgggaaaaaaaaagagaaagccaTAGACTTGACACTGGTGAAGGTTGCAATTATACCAGAGTTTTGCAGATGCATTAGTAAATACTTGAAGTTGTTTCTTTTATACCGCAGAGTAGTAAGGGATTACTGCCTTTTTACGCTGAAGCAAATTCCAAGCTTACAACCAGCAGTAAGTGCCTATTTTAGCCAACGGCACTAGCCATGTGTAATCATTGCCATGTCATATTGATGGCCCAATGAACTTGCCGAAACATTCGGATAAACTAAGAACTGTTTGCTATGTTTTTTTGTCATAAAAAGGGAAGAGGGCGCATATTTTTTATTGATCAAAGCTGGGCGAAACAAAAAAATTCTACTCCTCTTTTAGTTGGTGAGCAATCACTTGAATTAAGGCAAACTACAATCAAGGCATGGGCACAGCGTATAtataatgcgaagggaagataaccgatggtcgctaAGGGTAACCGACTGGATCCCAAAAGAAGGAAAGCGTAGGGAGCGgccgaaagttaggtgagcggatgagattgaAAAGTTTGCGAGGATAAAATTGCCCCGGCTGgcacaggaaagggttaattggagagacacgggagaggcctttgtccggcagtggacgcagtcaggctgataatgatggtgATAACCAAACCACATAGATGTCTAATGCATGTGAATATGTGAGCAAAATTGTGTTTTTCACAGCACAGTGGTTGAAAAAGCAGTCTGCCCCCCAGAATAAAGCTATTAAGTTGATGAGAATATACGTTCGCATAAATGCTGCGTCGAATTGTGCACACAAATAACCAAGCGTGTGTCAAAATTGACTATGCATCGGTCAACCCTGGATACTATATCGTATATAAAATCGTGAGTATAAAATTCGGGAGTATATAAACTCCCGGGGGAGTAAGTTACCTTTGAACGACAGCACAGCTGAAACCACCGAAGGGTCGGCTTGCCTGGATACTGCACCGTACACGAGGTACTCTCCCCTGTGGTCCTCTTTATCCCGGCGGAACCTCAGCGAGAGGGGCTGGCACGCTGAAATATCCTCCTTCTCGTCCATCACGACGATGGGCCGAGCAGCTCTGTCGAGCACTTCCACGAGCGGCAGCACCACTTCCGGCATCTCGTGTCCGAAGTGGAGCAGCGTCTTCCCAAACTCGTGCACGCTCCTGGCCCTCACGAGCGCTGCCTCCAGAGTGCTGCTACGGTCGCGCAGTGACTTCTGGCTCACCTGCTGGAAGTTGGTGATCTCATCCAGAAGCTCGCGCCTGCGCGCTTCCAAAGCGCTCACGTAGCCATCGTAAAAGCTGTTAACCTCATGCGTTACCTCACTGGCATTACGTGACAAAGCCTGGGTCTTCTTCAAAGTTCCGTTTGCCGAGTTTTCAAGCTTCGACATCTTCGACTGTAGCCTGGTCAGCAGCAGCCCCGTCCGCTTGAGCACCTTCTCCTTGGCAGTGCTTATGTCGCTGCTGACGTGATCTGTGTGGTCGCGCGACAAGCACGACGCACAGATGGTCCGTCGACAGGTAACGCAGAAAATGTCCATCTGGTGCATAGGGTGCAACGGGCAGGCCTTGAGGTCGAGCGGAGCCATTGTTCGCGCGTTCTGGTCGCCGCGTTCAAGCCTCTTCTGAGCAGGAGACCAGGTAGAGCGCGAATCGCCCCCGGGCTGACGTCGACGAACCCTCGTGCAGCACGACACGAGGCACCCGATGCACCTGTTCACAGCGGCTCTACTCTTGGCGCACAGGTCGCAAAGCGACGAGCTCTTGCCTCGGGACGCTGGCTGTTTTAGCCCACTGTGCTGCCAGCTGCCAAGTGGGTCAGGAGCAGGGCCCAGGAACTGCCTCACTAGAACATTCTCAGGCAGCTCGTTCTGAGTCGCCGACACGACGCATTCATTCTGGCACGTCGGACAAACGATTACCCCTGCGCCTGTTCTTTCTTCGCACCGATCGTCGCACCGGTGGCCTCCGGGTCCCCGGTTGTTCCAGCTTTCGGTGGCTGACAGCGCATTCCTCGCTTCTTCTCTAGTGCAAATGGCCCGGGCCGTGTCATACCTCGCGGCGCTTGGTCTTGAGGACAATAGGCGCCTTTGACATCTAGAGAGCCGTTCTATGCAACGCCTGCACAAAGTGTGCAAGCAAGGGAGTATCCTTGGGTCCTGAAGTTTCTCCAGGCATGCCGGACATTGCAGATCTAAGCGGTCAAGCCGATGAGGAGCCTTGTACCTAAACCtttataaaaaagaaaacaaagcgagggaagggggggggggggttgaggagACAGAATGCATGAGTGAAGTGAATACACGTTCCGAGTTGTTTTCACCGACAAAAGCATTAGCTAAGGTTATAGTTTTGTAAACGTGTACGACACGATGCTAACAAGGTTACAACTTATTGGCACTGAGTATCAGTTTACGACGTTGTTTGGTTTGGTACAGCAAACCAAGCAACGCGTATTCATTCTCCAGTGGAGATCGCCAATACTCCGTCTAATTTAGCTTGAAACAGCGTACGGCAGGCTGCGAAAGTAACACCGAGGAAATAatcaacataaaaaaagaaaaacacaacggcTACATGAAAGAATAGttgtaaaacaaaaagaaaaggccggCTCAAGTGAATATGGACCCCTGCAAACGCACGACTACGCTTCATCAAATACTAAGCTCATTCATTGCAGACGCTGTAAATGAACCTCTCATCAGTCGATAGCCATGGCTTAACGTTTAAATGTTATAAATATTGGATAAATAAGAAAACGTGAGGAGAGACTTAAGCCCCGCCcgaaggatatgacgcgatagcgttaatgggcctCTTCAGTGACCTCgggtcctctttgcgtatcacttcgcaGGCACGGACACTGTTCTTTCACCATCTCATTAGAGATCCCTACCGCGCAAGCGCTCCTCCTCTGTCACCTTGGCTCTAGGATAATAACGCGTAGCAGCGGGAAAGGCACTTGAAGAACCTCTACAAGCTTCATGGGGGACTCTGGTTTCGCAGAGTACTCCACGAAGCAGCAAATGACGCGTATATACTGGTACAAGCATAGCATTGCTCTAGGTAACGGCATTCCACAGTCAAACAAGCAGCCTTTCAGCGCATGAAAGCGATAAGGAAGCTTTGCAGGCACTTCAGTATGTGTTTTTCTCAATTGCTCAGGTCACTGTATACACTCAAGGGGGAGAGCCGTAGTCGATTACTTCAGCGAAATGGTAACGTCGTGCAGTGGATATCAAGTATGCTGTCTACACATGCACATCGAGCTATAGTGCATGCAGGTAAATTTCAGTCAGCTAAGCGCCACGGCAATGAACTACCCTTATTAAAGTAGTACCGCGAGCCCCGCTTCGCACTGATGCAGTGACTGCTTGATgcgacttttttcttttcttcattcgcGCCTCCTGTTTGGACCGTTTCGTTCTCTCTACAGCCACAATACTCTTAGACGGGTAAGAGAGATTTTCCCTCTTCTGAAGTGAATTGTGCCCCGTGGATCGTCTGCACCGCAGTTCAGCTCACCTGTTGCCCCTCGCTTGCTCACTTTGCATCCATTGAAACAACCAGCTCTCATGCGCGGACGGCAACGTCCCGGAACAAGAAAGGGAGCTAAGAGATGAAAGACTAAGGACCCACTGACTTCGTGGAAACTTTCTCCTCACCCGGGTCGCTGTTTCGAGCGACCAAACAGGAACTCCGCGAGCGCGTTCCGAGGTGAGGGCCCGCGGGGTTTCTTACTCGTTGTTCGCAGGCCTCGACATGGCGCCCCCCGGCCGCTCCGGTAACGGGCGGACCGCTCGTCGGTGGCGCGCTGCGTCCCCTCGCTGAGACGATGGAAGAAGCCGCACACTCGCGACGTGCAAAGAGCTCCCACCGGCGTCGCCGCACCAGCGCCGGGGCTCGGAGCTCGCTGACGAAAGGTCGCACGCGGCGTCCGGCCTTCCCAGAGCGGGGCACACACACTGGCTGCCCTCCTCCGGGCCCGGGGTGTTCCCCTCACGGCGAAAAGGTCCGCCCGGGCGCACGCTACGTCAACGTTCTAAAAGTAAACGCGCCGCGCGCGACTCGGGGAGAAAAACGCATCGTGCGCAGGAAGAGCGCTCTGTTTTGATTCCTCCTGCCCTGACCTCCTTCGTGCTCCCTTCACCGTCGAAGGAGACTCGACATCTAACGAGCAAGCAAACAGCTCCCAGGAGAGGCCAATTCGCCGGGGGGGCTCCTTCATTCATTACTTGGCAAATTTTGACTCGCCGTGATTCGTGCGCACTGCAGCTTCAGAACCGCACCGGACTCGCAACGAAAGCGGGGCGAAGGActgcatgaagaaaaaaaggatGCGATGAAAAGTCGAGCCACGTAAATcgacgaaaaaagaaacagagaaaagaaaaaatagctTTTCGGAGAGGAGACAACTTTTGAGCGGGCCGGTATTGCACCGCTCCGGTTCCTGTTGGTGGGAGCCTGTACGTGCAGTTAGTgttggagacaaaaaaaaagcctaaTATTTAACTTTTAGCAATGACTTGGAACATGATTTCAGGATCTCTTGCATGCGCGGCTCGATCAGAATTCAGAGAATGCatgccatcaaaaaaaaaagtgctgcgtTCCCAAAATTTCACATTTCTACGTCGATTCCGTCATTCATGGCGCACAAAAACGCCTATCCGTGCGCTAATACGAGGGAAGTTGAGGGCAGACCTTGACAAGTTCGTTAATAACTCCTGTCTGCTGGCGAGGCGTGCAGGTGTAGTGCGAGAGCTTTGACGTCCAGCTCACTTTCGTTATCCAAGGCGAAACTGCCTCAGCGCTCCCGCCCATTTTAAGTCCAGCACTGATGTACGCGTTCAAGCATTATGAAATGTAACGCCCGTATCAGCACGCAATCAACACTCACTGCGCAAATATGCATGAGAAGCGCACTTGCTGCGCTTTTGTacttgcattgttatatttttgtgacctttgtttttccacatcaaccttgtatacgctccccccttatgtaataccccgacaggggcctttaagggacaataaatgatgatgatgatgatgatgatgatgtaactTTGCTCCGAACGCATAATCACATCAATTCCAAGTTTGCTGCAGAACTAAAAAAACACAAATAAatttggtttcgtttggtttataggggttttacgtcccaaagcaactcaggctatgagggacgccgtagtgaagggctccggaaatttcgaccacctggggttctttaacgtgcactgacatcgcacagtacacgggcctctagaatttcgcctccatcgaaattcgaccgccgcggccgggatcgaacaaaTAAATTTGGTTATTCAGCACAAAATGCTTCCTTTCATAGCAATCGTAACTGGACatcacttccttttttttctcgtgttttGTATAGGTGTGTCCCCAATACTGTCTCCGGTAGATAGATAGCAAGAAAGATTGGTTTCTTGACAACACAGACTCGAACAAGGGGTGGAAGGAAAGCTTCAGTCCACTGAACCGTGTTTCAACAAGAGGATCTGTCTTGCTTATTCACTGCGGAAAATTCACTGCGGGAGTCCAATCTAATGCGTCGCTTCGATAAACTTTTATTTTCAAATGCCGCATAAGCTTCTCGCGCTTCTTCCTTAGCACGCTTAGAGCAATGTACTAAGCCCAAAGGCCAAGGTGTATAACGTTATATGCGGGAGCCCTGagaaaggctttttttttcgtggtgtgCGCGCACAACTCGGAGTTTAGAAATGCGCTGCGAAGCGGGCACATAACTCAgtctgcgccatttcatttccgaAACGCGTCCTTTGACTACGCGGAaattcattcttttttttaagcgagatttattgcctgaGGGCATCAATGATGAGCGAAGGTGTGATGGAAGATGTatcagtgattaaatgaatggaaaaaggctagctgatttgatgaagtccagtagagaacgatggtacgattcctgcgtccaggcaatatatgaaacagggttgctcggtgaaagacccgctagCTTCAGGTGCCGGTTCCTTGTAGGCTtaagagctgggcagtcccacagtaagtgatgaatgtcagcttcaatgtcctcgcgcTTACATATCAGACACCCAGGCCGAGCAAAGAAATCTCGGTACTGCAtgaggccacttccgaatgacggcaggtgtgagggcaaccccgacccggatcttcctaagcgcaacctcctctgcacgggtaagacagTTCAGCTCTTCGCGACTGTCCCCTTACGTAGACTTCTCCGACAACATGTTGTGTGGAGTGGAAAGAAAATATTCACGAGCACTGTCCCATCTTTCGTGCTGTTTTAAGTATGAATGTACACTAGCAAGGCCAACTCACTACTCTTGTATTATTGCACCTTTTACACACCTTTTTTTAAGCATGCTTTTTACCCTATCACACGAACGAATTACACCGGTGAGCGCTTGACCATGGCATGATGGCATTCGGTTGATGTCCCTTCTGCGTGAATTGCACGTCATGTGGGAAAGTTTGTCCCCACGCCTTCACTGAGCACTAGAAAAATCTCCAGAAAGTTCTTATGCAGTCCTGAACTGTCACGCTTCAGTTTATCTGGTTCCTGACTGCTTTCCGAAACCACATCAAGACATATATGGCCTACTTTTTACGATATCCTGAAAGCGAAATTTAGTAGAGATGTCGCCACGTAGACAACCCCGCGATAATCAAACCTCGATGTTACAATCCCTCCATAAATTCGTGTCCCGCTCTAGCTCATGAGTTCAAaggttatttatttttgctttcttcaTTGCGAACTATATTGGGGGTTGCGTCTAGTATTCACAGGAAGTCCCATTGAAGTCGGCCCACACTTGTAACAGTTATTAGTTGCTCTTGCTCGGCGTTTAAATACAACGCACGGCCGTCGAAGGCTGTCCCTTCACCAACTAACTGGCCAACAaaatattttaaattattttttaaaattttacatTAATGGATGCGTAAATTCATAAAGGCGTTAAAGAATAAGACAGAACTCATAAATACGCGAAGCTCTGAAGGATACCGCGGTTCTTAAAGTAGCTTCagctatctgaaaaaaaaaatctcgcattATGTCTTATCGCAGCCGTGGAGTTTGTTTCATACGTCCTTCGGCGCATTTCTGAGCGTAAGCACGCGCTTCCACCGTCACGTTGTGCATTCCACGGCAGTACGAGTTCCGGGCAATTTTCAGTATCTCGAACGGAATCCCTAGAAGTCTCCTAAATATAAAAGTAGTCAAATAAAACGCCCAGTTTTATTCCGCAGACAGCCTTCAACTCTGCGCTATACTCGCTGCCTGGCACATGAGACGTTTGACCGGGAGTCTATACCGACGTCCACGTTGGTTTCCGTGTCTACAGTCTCACCAAAGCTTCTCGTCGCGCTTGTACACAGGGCAAAACGCGTGTCTATAGAACGACCGAAAggtgtgttccgcagctcccaaagccgctgcgaccaggaaggcaaaaaatagCGATGAAATCCTATGCGTTTAACCgcacatgcttacatccagaccaCTTTTGaccaaatgttatcgctagatatcACGCGTTCGTCCCGAGACACGCCCAGACTGTGTTCTAAAGGCAAGCGTTCTGCCCTCTGTACGAGGTAGTGAAATGCGAAAATCGAACGCGAAGCGAGAACAGATGTAGGCGCCACAGAGGAGCgcagcatacaaaaaaaaaagcgtccatCTGTTCTACACACGGGGCATTTACCTTAGTTACTCGCATAATTGAAGCAGATCTTTCACTTAAAAATCTCTGAAAATTATAGGAGAGTGCGTTTTTTATACGGAACAAGACATTCATACAAACTTGAAAGTAGTAAAATCGGGCCAAAAAGTTGGCCTGTGGAATAACTACTTCATCCGATATGACTTGCCTTCAAAATAGCGCAAAGCGCATTCTTCCGCGCGATTTTCGTCGTAATCACCAACCTTTTTCTTAAACCCGCAACTATAACTCACGCAGTGGCCCATAGTGCTGTAAGTACAGCCGGAAACTTTTCAAAAGGATCGCGCGATGCGTCGACTATCCGGCGCTGCTGCACCGGAAGACGAAGGAGAGGAGAAAGCATGCGAGGGCAAAGGCAGGAGtaagcgtcgtctgctaggctcttctggggccggattacgcaactgtcaattaggaaaattgaaAAAACTTCTCAAAAAGGTCTCAATTAGCCTCGTTCCCATTGGCCGGTCGGGGcaggcggccattttgcttttttgtgtcatgggtggctgcagattacgtcacggatgcgGCAGaagtgacgttgcacacctaattatgcaggcgctaattgacagttttttgtgacagtctcgaggcggtcaatttgaccgttgtgTTTTTGACATAAAATGGCGACGGTGTACGCGAAGAGTGAgtcggctgcgccggcgcgagcaacggcaaaggagagcgcacgaagacacgtttgactATGACTTGCCGGACATGcagtttcgacgcctttttcgactggagaagcagactgtggagtggctgtgcgacgaagtcgccgatgaactgggaggtttgcgtgcgagcgcgctgtcggtgcggcggcaggtgttGTGTGCACTGCGGCTATTTGCCACGTGCGGCTTTCAacctgccgttggtaacgaggcgcacgtcggcatcgcacaaccagtggtaagcaaatgcgtgcgtaAGGTTTCGGAGGCAATCTGCATAGTTAGcacgcagaaggggtgggttcccacGGTCACCTCTGGgccacataaataaaacacgcttatgctggcaaagcactttattttgccCAGAAAATCACACCTCGTGGTCGTCTTTTGTTTcccaaggaaaaagaaagagacagccatgcatcacatactgcaacacttcaccttttggcattttcgtcatcgatcgaaagagccagACAACACGGACTTcgacaagttgtcttcgtcgatttcgtaccaagcgtttcttgcaagttcgctcggtagtcacgtagccttcactgcattcgttgaaatttttctgcgcacttaggtcaaccgcacagtagcttgatttcagacgccgcgtaacaaacaataacacggcgtggaatcggctgctttcgtgcaaaacggcttgacgttttaccgccgtcagcgcatccccgcggcagcatatgttacccaccagccaatttattagcacaacttcgaacgatttttattttgcttaatattttccaactttaaacacaatgtatTGGTAAAATAAAATATCAGTTACTTTTTTAGCTGCGTATTTCTTAAgcctttttacaaaaatttagcagacggcccctcgtcCTAAAAAAATGCTCTCGGGGCACCGTCTTGCCGTAATTGGCTAATTCCTCGTTGGgtcaagcggtgacgtcttttcgtttcgtcattttgacgtcactgtcaataacgttTGACCGAATTTGTGACAGTTACGTAGTACGGCCCCTGATTAGTGCGAAGCAACCTCTGCCCATCATCGGCTGTTGTGCGTCGGAACCCCGAGAAGCTGCGACCAGTTGTTTTTATCCGCTGCGGATGATATCTgaaaagcaaaaatattttcgATAAACAGCATCGCCTGCCCAAGAAACCCGTTGCAATCACTGTTTATGAATCACTAATTGTAGAAGACCCATGGTATGGGCGCAATAATAGTTAAATCAGACCATCACGAGACGCTACCCGCAAACGCAACGGGGGCCTATAGCGTCGTGCTTGGAACGTTAAGTGCTTCCACCAGTCCAGAGCTACAGACATACAGCAGATAGAACACGAAACGCTCTCAGAACTCGGCCATAAAACATGCTCCGGAGGGGTTGCTTCACACGAAGGAGAGCAGCCCGGTTTACAGATATTTCATGCACGCGACGAGCCAACTTGACAAACGAATGGTTACTTtgcttttttgtatttcgcccaCGATTAGTTACTTAGCTTCACCTCTCTTTTCGAGCATGTTTACCTACTTGGCTTTAGCCTACTTGGCTTTGGCCTGGGCTTCGCAGCTTGGTGTGCCAGCACCACCGCTAGGGGTGCGGTCTTGCACGTACAGACCGGATATCAAAACGCTTTACAATTCTCCCCGTCAGAATGCAGAATATCCACTTCCGCCGGCATGGCGAATCAACGAGCATTCCACGGCTCAAACTTTTCGGGAACATCCGCCGTGGACTCATTCGCACCTCGTCAACGCGGCATTGAACTCCACACCTGAATCTTACAAGCACGGCTGCTGTTGTACCCCTAA comes from the Amblyomma americanum isolate KBUSLIRL-KWMA chromosome 1, ASM5285725v1, whole genome shotgun sequence genome and includes:
- the LOC144114093 gene encoding E3 ubiquitin-protein ligase TRIM45 isoform X2 produces the protein MSRPANNEFRYKAPHRLDRLDLQCPACLEKLQDPRILPCLHTLCRRCIERLSRCQRRLLSSRPSAARYDTARAICTREEARNALSATESWNNRGPGGHRCDDRCEERTGAGVIVCPTCQNECVVSATQNELPENVLVRQFLGPAPDPLGSWQHSGLKQPASRGKSSSLCDLCAKSRAAVNRCIGCLVSCCTRVRRRQPGGDSRSTWSPAQKRLERGDQNARTMAPLDLKACPLHPMHQMDIFCVTCRRTICASCLSRDHTDHVSSDISTAKEKVLKRTGLLLTRLQSKMSKLENSANGTLKKTQALSRNASEVTHEVNSFYDGYVSALEARRRELLDEITNFQQVSQKSLRDRSSTLEAALVRARSVHEFGKTLLHFGHEMPEVVLPLVEVLDRAARPIVVMDEKEDISACQPLSLRFRRDKEDHRGEYLVYGAVSRQADPSVVSAVLSFKDPANSQRFGSTKAARLKFLDSSGHPLDVGPEQVRAALFSTKSASKTEAEVTRAVDDPLQLRLEFDTKNAGTHALAVTLDDQPVLGSPFLFKVKSRKPRCAGNRALVASSPERSSAYHADKGFLPQSASKRQRNPGDDDFKASLDKALWEGLSKPCLQPNLSGSDVMSNASSRSSRLYQFTA
- the LOC144114093 gene encoding E3 ubiquitin-protein ligase TRIM45 isoform X1 → MQSEQARGNRFRYKAPHRLDRLDLQCPACLEKLQDPRILPCLHTLCRRCIERLSRCQRRLLSSRPSAARYDTARAICTREEARNALSATESWNNRGPGGHRCDDRCEERTGAGVIVCPTCQNECVVSATQNELPENVLVRQFLGPAPDPLGSWQHSGLKQPASRGKSSSLCDLCAKSRAAVNRCIGCLVSCCTRVRRRQPGGDSRSTWSPAQKRLERGDQNARTMAPLDLKACPLHPMHQMDIFCVTCRRTICASCLSRDHTDHVSSDISTAKEKVLKRTGLLLTRLQSKMSKLENSANGTLKKTQALSRNASEVTHEVNSFYDGYVSALEARRRELLDEITNFQQVSQKSLRDRSSTLEAALVRARSVHEFGKTLLHFGHEMPEVVLPLVEVLDRAARPIVVMDEKEDISACQPLSLRFRRDKEDHRGEYLVYGAVSRQADPSVVSAVLSFKDPANSQRFGSTKAARLKFLDSSGHPLDVGPEQVRAALFSTKSASKTEAEVTRAVDDPLQLRLEFDTKNAGTHALAVTLDDQPVLGSPFLFKVKSRKPRCAGNRALVASSPERSSAYHADKGFLPQSASKRQRNPGDDDFKASLDKALWEGLSKPCLQPNLSGSDVMSNASSRSSRLYQFTA